One part of the Paramormyrops kingsleyae isolate MSU_618 chromosome 2, PKINGS_0.4, whole genome shotgun sequence genome encodes these proteins:
- the elovl7a gene encoding elongation of very long chain fatty acids protein 7a isoform X2, whose amino-acid sequence MAFNELTSRAVLLYDEWIKDADPRTGNWLLMSSPLPQTIIIAAYIYFVSSLGPRLMENRKPFDLKQVLIVYNFSVVAFSLYMCYEFLMSGWATGYSFRCDLVDYSNSPQAMRMAWTCWLYYFSKFIEMLDTVFFVLRKKNSQITFLHVYHHSIMPFTWWFGVKFAPGGLGTFHALLNCIVHVVMYTYYGLSAMGPTYQKFLWWKKHLTSIQLIQFVMVTSHIGQYFFLKDCPYQFPVFIYIIGLYGLVFLLLFLNFWYHAYTKGKRLPKGLQNGNGLHRTKED is encoded by the exons ATGGCTTTTAATGAGCTGACGTCCAGAGCTGTCCTGTTGTATGATGAATGGATCAAAGATGCTG ATCCTCGGACCGGAAACTGGCTGCTTATGTCTTCCCCACTGCCCCAGACCATCATCATTGCTGCATATATCTACTTCGTTTCTTCCCTTGGTCCAAGACTAATGGAAAACCGCAAACCCTTTGACCTCAAGCAAGTTCTGATTGTATACAACTTCAGTGTGGTGGCCTTCTCTCTTTACATGTGTTATGAG TTCCTTATGTCTGGCTGGGCAACGGGATATTCTTTCCGCTGTGATCTGGTAGACTACTCAAATTCTCCCCAGGCGATGAGG ATGGCATGGACATGCTGGCTGTACTACTTCTCAAAGTTCATCGAGATGTTGGACACG GTTTTCTTTGTCCTCCGGAAAAAGAACAGCCAGATCACATTCCTACACGTCTATCATCACTCCATCATGCCTTTCACCTGGTGGTTTGGTGTCAAATTTGCTCCAG GTGGTCTTGGCACCTTCCATGCTCTGCTCAACTGCATTGTCCATGTCGTCATGTACACATACTATGGCTTGTCTGCTATGGGGCCTACCTACCAGAAGTTCCTCTGGTGGAAGAAGCATCTCACCTCCATCCAGCTG ATCCAGTTTGTGATGGTGACTAGTCACATTGGCCAGTACTTCTTCTTGAAGGACTGTCCATACCAGTTCCCAGTCTTTATCTACATCATTGGTCTGTATGGCCTGGTGTTCCTCTTGCTGTTCCTGAACTTCTGGTATCACGCCTACACCAAAGGGAAACGGCTTCCCAAAGGGCTGCAGAATGGAAATGGGCTGCATCGGACCAAGGAGGACTGA
- the elovl7a gene encoding elongation of very long chain fatty acids protein 7a isoform X1, producing MYDGSRACAKMAFNELTSRAVLLYDEWIKDADPRTGNWLLMSSPLPQTIIIAAYIYFVSSLGPRLMENRKPFDLKQVLIVYNFSVVAFSLYMCYEFLMSGWATGYSFRCDLVDYSNSPQAMRMAWTCWLYYFSKFIEMLDTVFFVLRKKNSQITFLHVYHHSIMPFTWWFGVKFAPGGLGTFHALLNCIVHVVMYTYYGLSAMGPTYQKFLWWKKHLTSIQLIQFVMVTSHIGQYFFLKDCPYQFPVFIYIIGLYGLVFLLLFLNFWYHAYTKGKRLPKGLQNGNGLHRTKED from the exons ATGTA TGACGGCTCCAGGGCTTGTGCAAAGATGGCTTTTAATGAGCTGACGTCCAGAGCTGTCCTGTTGTATGATGAATGGATCAAAGATGCTG ATCCTCGGACCGGAAACTGGCTGCTTATGTCTTCCCCACTGCCCCAGACCATCATCATTGCTGCATATATCTACTTCGTTTCTTCCCTTGGTCCAAGACTAATGGAAAACCGCAAACCCTTTGACCTCAAGCAAGTTCTGATTGTATACAACTTCAGTGTGGTGGCCTTCTCTCTTTACATGTGTTATGAG TTCCTTATGTCTGGCTGGGCAACGGGATATTCTTTCCGCTGTGATCTGGTAGACTACTCAAATTCTCCCCAGGCGATGAGG ATGGCATGGACATGCTGGCTGTACTACTTCTCAAAGTTCATCGAGATGTTGGACACG GTTTTCTTTGTCCTCCGGAAAAAGAACAGCCAGATCACATTCCTACACGTCTATCATCACTCCATCATGCCTTTCACCTGGTGGTTTGGTGTCAAATTTGCTCCAG GTGGTCTTGGCACCTTCCATGCTCTGCTCAACTGCATTGTCCATGTCGTCATGTACACATACTATGGCTTGTCTGCTATGGGGCCTACCTACCAGAAGTTCCTCTGGTGGAAGAAGCATCTCACCTCCATCCAGCTG ATCCAGTTTGTGATGGTGACTAGTCACATTGGCCAGTACTTCTTCTTGAAGGACTGTCCATACCAGTTCCCAGTCTTTATCTACATCATTGGTCTGTATGGCCTGGTGTTCCTCTTGCTGTTCCTGAACTTCTGGTATCACGCCTACACCAAAGGGAAACGGCTTCCCAAAGGGCTGCAGAATGGAAATGGGCTGCATCGGACCAAGGAGGACTGA